Proteins encoded in a region of the Isosphaeraceae bacterium EP7 genome:
- a CDS encoding DUF1553 domain-containing protein, protein MQDRVLGWGLILGLAAFAGSPEVAHAGDEAGLAFFESKIRPVLVRECYACHAEGAKSIKGGLRVDSRRALIEGGDSGPAIVPGQVDEGSMLAAIRHEGPEMPPKTKLSTAVVEDFRRWIEMGAPDPRESGTVEAKRPGINLEAGRQFWAYRPPEDRPSPSVRDEAWPLGDVDRFVLAKLEAAGLPPASEACPETLIRRLTFDLAGLPPTPEEVAEFAADDRPGAYERAVDRLLASPRFGERWGRHWLDVARFGESQTLRGLVMKEAWRYRDFVIDAFNRDMPFDQFLREQVAGDLIGGNTLADRRRGRVATTFLALGNTNLEEQDKGQLRMDVVDEQIDVIGKAVLGQTIACARCHDHKFDPIPTKDYYAIAGILRNTKTLEHANVSKWLERPLPETPDVEAKLARHEAALASLESRIKSSKAALAASGKGSVKGVVAAGSLPGIVLDDIGAKKVGNWSGSTHSGTYIGAGYLHDDNAGKGAKSVTFQPELPAAGEYEVRLAYAPGGSRAGRVPVTILNVEGETIVHVDMRATPAVDGRFSSLGRFRFEKGNQAYVLVSNEGTTGHVTVDAVAFLPAGLKPESSGPDPDSAALDALEAELKRLRAEGPRREMAMAVVEESEIADTRVHVRGNVHTLGDPAPRGFLQVASAGEPPGFSASESGRRELADWLASGENPLTARVYVNRAWQWLFGAGLVPTPDNFGTTGEPPSHPELLDHLAIEFMHDGWSTKALVRRLVLSKAYRLSSAVSDAATAIDPENRLLGRANRRRLEAECLRDAMLAASGSLDPVMGGPGFGADLAADYGFKGEGERRSVYVPVFRNALPELFELFDFADPSMVVGRRETSTVAPQALFLLNHPFVLEQSERTARRLLNGPEADDLGRLDRGFKLTLGRRPTDEERVILLRFLGESGGDRLRAWSIVIQGLFGSLDFRDLD, encoded by the coding sequence ATGCAAGACCGGGTGCTTGGATGGGGCCTCATCCTGGGGCTGGCTGCCTTCGCCGGATCGCCCGAGGTCGCCCACGCCGGAGATGAGGCGGGGCTGGCGTTCTTCGAGTCGAAGATCCGGCCCGTGCTGGTCCGCGAGTGCTATGCGTGCCACGCCGAAGGGGCGAAGTCGATCAAAGGGGGCCTGCGCGTCGACAGCCGGCGGGCCTTGATCGAGGGGGGAGACTCGGGCCCGGCGATCGTGCCGGGTCAGGTTGACGAAGGCTCCATGCTGGCGGCGATCCGGCATGAAGGGCCGGAGATGCCCCCGAAGACGAAGCTGTCGACGGCGGTCGTCGAGGACTTCAGACGCTGGATTGAGATGGGTGCGCCAGACCCCCGTGAGTCCGGGACGGTTGAGGCGAAGAGGCCGGGGATCAACCTGGAGGCGGGGCGTCAATTCTGGGCCTATCGCCCGCCCGAGGATCGGCCCTCGCCCTCGGTGCGTGACGAGGCCTGGCCGCTCGGGGATGTCGACCGCTTCGTGCTGGCGAAGCTGGAGGCGGCGGGGTTGCCACCGGCCTCGGAGGCGTGCCCGGAGACATTGATCCGTCGGCTGACCTTCGACCTGGCCGGTCTGCCCCCCACGCCCGAGGAGGTGGCGGAGTTTGCCGCCGACGATCGCCCCGGTGCCTATGAGCGGGCCGTCGACCGGCTGCTTGCTTCGCCCCGGTTCGGCGAGCGTTGGGGGCGGCACTGGCTGGACGTGGCGCGGTTCGGCGAGTCTCAGACCCTGCGCGGGCTGGTGATGAAGGAAGCCTGGCGGTATCGCGATTTCGTGATCGACGCGTTCAATCGGGACATGCCGTTCGACCAGTTTCTTCGCGAGCAGGTGGCCGGAGACCTGATCGGCGGGAACACGCTGGCCGACCGGAGGCGGGGCCGGGTGGCGACCACGTTCCTGGCGTTGGGAAACACGAACCTGGAGGAGCAGGACAAAGGTCAGCTCCGGATGGACGTGGTGGACGAGCAGATCGACGTGATCGGCAAGGCGGTCCTGGGCCAGACGATCGCCTGCGCCCGCTGCCACGACCACAAGTTCGACCCGATCCCGACGAAGGATTACTACGCAATCGCGGGGATCCTCCGGAATACGAAGACGCTCGAGCATGCGAATGTCTCGAAGTGGCTGGAACGCCCGCTACCCGAGACTCCCGACGTCGAGGCGAAGCTGGCCCGGCATGAAGCGGCATTGGCCTCGCTCGAGTCGCGGATCAAGAGTTCGAAGGCGGCGCTCGCGGCTTCGGGAAAAGGTTCGGTGAAGGGAGTCGTCGCGGCCGGCTCCTTGCCGGGGATCGTCCTGGATGACATCGGTGCGAAGAAGGTGGGGAACTGGTCGGGCTCTACGCATTCAGGCACATACATTGGTGCGGGGTATCTGCACGACGACAATGCCGGGAAGGGGGCCAAATCGGTTACGTTCCAGCCCGAGTTGCCCGCGGCCGGCGAGTACGAGGTGCGATTGGCCTACGCGCCGGGCGGTAGCCGCGCGGGGCGTGTGCCGGTGACGATCCTCAACGTCGAGGGCGAGACAATCGTTCATGTCGACATGCGGGCCACACCGGCGGTCGACGGCCGGTTCTCATCTCTGGGGAGGTTCCGGTTCGAGAAGGGGAACCAGGCTTATGTACTGGTCTCCAACGAGGGGACGACCGGCCATGTTACCGTCGACGCCGTCGCGTTCCTGCCCGCGGGGTTGAAGCCCGAATCCTCGGGACCAGACCCGGATTCGGCGGCCCTCGATGCCCTGGAGGCCGAGTTGAAGCGGCTTAGGGCAGAAGGTCCCAGGCGAGAGATGGCGATGGCGGTCGTGGAGGAGTCGGAAATCGCCGACACGCGCGTTCATGTGCGAGGGAATGTGCATACACTGGGCGACCCGGCCCCTCGAGGTTTTCTGCAAGTGGCCTCAGCGGGCGAGCCGCCGGGTTTTTCTGCGAGCGAGAGCGGCAGGCGCGAGCTGGCCGACTGGCTGGCCTCGGGCGAGAACCCTCTAACGGCACGCGTCTATGTCAATCGGGCGTGGCAATGGCTCTTCGGGGCCGGCCTTGTTCCCACGCCGGATAACTTCGGCACGACAGGCGAGCCGCCCTCTCATCCCGAATTACTCGACCACCTGGCAATCGAGTTCATGCACGACGGCTGGTCGACGAAGGCCCTGGTGCGACGCCTGGTGCTGTCGAAAGCATATCGGCTGTCGTCGGCCGTGTCGGACGCAGCGACGGCAATTGACCCCGAGAACCGGCTGCTCGGGCGAGCGAATCGTCGGCGCCTGGAGGCGGAGTGCCTGCGGGACGCGATGCTCGCGGCTTCGGGGTCGCTGGATCCAGTGATGGGAGGCCCTGGCTTCGGGGCCGACTTGGCGGCGGATTACGGGTTCAAAGGAGAGGGGGAGCGAAGGTCGGTCTACGTGCCCGTCTTCCGCAACGCGTTGCCCGAACTGTTCGAGCTCTTCGACTTCGCCGACCCGAGCATGGTGGTCGGCCGCCGCGAGACGAGTACGGTGGCACCTCAGGCCTTGTTCCTTTTAAATCATCCGTTCGTGCTCGAGCAGTCGGAGAGGACCGCGCGAAGGCTGCTGAACGGGCCTGAGGCTGACGACCTAGGGAGGCTGGATCGAGGCTTCAAACTGACGCTGGGGCGGCGGCCGACGGATGAGGAACGCGTTATCCTCTTGCGTTTCCTCGGCGAGTCCGGGGGAGATCGTTTGCGGGCCTGGTCGATCGTCATTCAGGGGCTATTCGGGTCGCTCGATTTCCGCGATCTGGACTGA
- a CDS encoding DUF1501 domain-containing protein: MSHGIRRRDALKVAACGFGHLALAALTSERAVAEVPKGNKWIPGTHHPARAKRVIFLFMQGGVSQVDSFDYKPRLAKDDGSQMPFDDARVIANTGARGSSQRVMRSPWSFSQHGETGAWASDLFPEIAGHVDDLCFIKSMHTEGVAHGPATLFLHCGATTSVRPSMGSWVLRGLGRENENLPGFVSICPSAGNGGARNYGNAFLPASVQGTALGRAGGPASEATIRNLKNPKLSADERRQGLDLIRRLNAEQAGRRPGDDEFEAVISSYELAWRMQSEAPDVLDLTRESAETKSLYGIDRPETENFGRQCLMARRLCEAGVRYVQVTYGDNTANPAWDQHSDLAKHATHARAVDRPISGLLSDLKARGLLDDTIVWWGSEFGRTPYAERNGTGRDHNPGGFTVWLAGGGFKPGFSLGSTDEFGHYAVEDKVHMHDLHATILHQLGLDHERLTYTYAGRPFRLTDVSGHVVREILG; the protein is encoded by the coding sequence ATGAGCCATGGGATCCGACGCCGAGACGCCCTGAAAGTCGCCGCATGCGGGTTCGGTCACCTGGCGCTGGCCGCCCTGACCTCGGAGCGGGCCGTCGCCGAGGTCCCGAAGGGAAACAAGTGGATCCCGGGCACGCATCATCCCGCGCGTGCCAAGCGGGTCATCTTCCTCTTCATGCAGGGGGGAGTCAGTCAGGTCGATTCCTTCGATTACAAGCCGAGGCTGGCGAAGGACGACGGTAGCCAGATGCCGTTCGACGATGCGCGGGTGATCGCCAATACTGGCGCCAGAGGGTCGTCGCAGCGGGTGATGAGATCTCCCTGGAGCTTCAGCCAGCACGGGGAGACGGGCGCCTGGGCCTCGGACCTGTTCCCCGAGATCGCCGGGCACGTCGACGATCTTTGCTTCATCAAGTCGATGCACACGGAGGGGGTTGCGCACGGGCCGGCCACCCTGTTCCTGCACTGCGGCGCGACGACGTCGGTGCGGCCTTCGATGGGCTCGTGGGTGCTGCGGGGGCTTGGGAGGGAGAACGAGAACCTGCCCGGCTTCGTCTCCATCTGCCCGTCGGCGGGCAACGGAGGGGCTCGCAATTACGGCAACGCATTCCTGCCCGCGTCGGTTCAGGGGACCGCGCTGGGACGGGCGGGGGGGCCCGCATCCGAGGCGACGATCCGCAATTTGAAGAACCCGAAGCTGTCGGCCGACGAGCGGCGGCAGGGGCTCGACCTCATCCGCAGGCTGAACGCGGAGCAGGCGGGACGTCGGCCGGGGGACGACGAATTCGAGGCGGTGATCTCGTCTTACGAGCTGGCCTGGCGGATGCAGTCGGAGGCCCCAGACGTCTTGGATCTAACTCGCGAAAGCGCGGAGACGAAGTCGCTCTACGGGATCGACCGACCCGAGACGGAGAATTTCGGCCGCCAGTGCCTGATGGCCAGGAGGCTATGCGAGGCCGGGGTGCGTTACGTGCAGGTCACCTACGGGGACAACACGGCCAACCCCGCCTGGGACCAGCATTCCGACCTGGCGAAGCACGCCACGCATGCAAGGGCCGTCGACCGCCCGATTTCCGGGCTGCTCTCCGATCTGAAAGCCCGAGGTCTGCTGGACGATACGATCGTCTGGTGGGGCAGCGAGTTCGGCCGGACCCCTTATGCCGAGCGCAACGGTACGGGCCGCGACCACAACCCGGGCGGGTTCACGGTCTGGCTGGCCGGAGGCGGTTTCAAGCCGGGCTTCTCGCTCGGCTCGACTGACGAGTTCGGCCACTACGCGGTGGAAGACAAGGTGCACATGCACGACCTGCATGCCACCATCTTGCACCAACTGGGCCTGGATCACGAACGCCTGACCTACACTTATGCCGGCCGGCCGTTCCGACTGACGGACGTGTCGGGTCATGTGGTTCGTGAGATCCTCGGATGA
- the msrB gene encoding peptide-methionine (R)-S-oxide reductase MsrB, producing the protein MTIGWKPWGLAAGLLIGAGLVVPAIGQAPSKNAAGKVEGENPPETSAPAKAEAKADPDAKVRRTDAQWRKLLTREQYYVTRQKGTEQAFTGRYATGHPKGIFVCVGCGAPLFSSKTKFESGTGWPSFYQPVSNKAVEQAMDYSVAVEPRVEVMCKRCDAHLGHVFNDGPEPTGLRYCINSAALQLKPFTAQPAAKSKKGEPEKSEEKEFKEGDAADTEGDETKPTPAKNTAPVKKPRR; encoded by the coding sequence ATGACGATCGGATGGAAGCCCTGGGGCTTGGCGGCGGGCTTGCTGATCGGTGCAGGGCTCGTCGTCCCGGCGATCGGGCAGGCGCCCTCGAAGAATGCAGCGGGCAAGGTTGAGGGGGAGAATCCGCCCGAGACGTCGGCGCCCGCGAAGGCCGAAGCGAAGGCGGACCCGGATGCCAAGGTGCGGCGGACGGATGCTCAGTGGCGGAAGCTGCTCACCCGCGAGCAATATTACGTGACCCGACAGAAGGGGACCGAGCAGGCATTCACGGGTCGATATGCGACGGGGCATCCCAAGGGCATATTCGTCTGCGTGGGCTGCGGGGCACCGCTGTTCAGCTCGAAGACGAAATTCGAGTCGGGCACGGGCTGGCCGAGCTTCTACCAGCCGGTGAGCAACAAGGCGGTCGAACAGGCGATGGATTACTCGGTCGCGGTCGAGCCCCGAGTCGAGGTGATGTGCAAGCGGTGCGATGCCCATCTGGGCCACGTCTTCAACGACGGGCCCGAGCCGACCGGGCTGCGGTACTGCATCAACTCGGCCGCGCTCCAGCTCAAACCGTTCACCGCCCAGCCCGCGGCAAAATCGAAGAAAGGCGAGCCGGAGAAGTCCGAGGAGAAGGAATTCAAGGAGGGTGACGCGGCAGACACGGAAGGCGACGAGACCAAGCCGACTCCCGCGAAGAATACGGCGCCCGTCAAGAAGCCGCGGCGATAA
- a CDS encoding SMP-30/gluconolactonase/LRE family protein — translation MNDLRKGVRVSVAPLLALGFGAAMWLSGEARGQSTTVGTIERIDPKFDAIVPAGAVVERLADGFDWSEGPVWDKKEGRLLFSDVPQNVVFQWKQGAGTSVFLKPSGYTAGPARVGEPGSNGLAIDATGRLILCQHGDRRVAALEADGKSFSTLADKYDGKRFNSPNDVVVKSNGDLYFTDPPYGLLKLNDDPSKEIPFNGVYRLGKDGKVTLLTDELTFPNGLAFSPDEKTLYVANSDPKLALWKAYPVKADGTLGEGKIFADVTASVATKKGLPDGMKVDKEGNLFATAPGGVLVFAPDGTHLGTFATGEATGNCAWGDDGKTLYINADMYLGRVRVNTGAARF, via the coding sequence ATGAATGACCTGCGCAAGGGCGTTCGCGTGAGCGTCGCGCCGCTGCTAGCCCTGGGTTTCGGGGCCGCGATGTGGCTGAGCGGAGAGGCACGCGGCCAGTCGACCACGGTCGGGACAATCGAGCGGATCGACCCGAAGTTCGACGCGATCGTGCCGGCCGGTGCGGTGGTCGAGCGGCTTGCGGATGGGTTCGACTGGTCCGAGGGACCGGTCTGGGACAAGAAGGAGGGGCGTCTGCTCTTCTCCGACGTCCCGCAGAACGTGGTCTTCCAGTGGAAGCAGGGGGCAGGAACCTCGGTGTTCCTGAAGCCGAGCGGTTACACCGCCGGCCCGGCCCGCGTCGGCGAGCCGGGCTCGAACGGACTGGCGATCGACGCGACCGGGAGGCTAATCCTCTGCCAGCACGGCGACCGCCGGGTCGCGGCCCTGGAGGCCGACGGCAAGTCGTTCTCCACCCTGGCCGACAAGTACGATGGCAAGCGGTTCAACAGCCCCAATGATGTGGTGGTGAAGTCCAACGGGGATCTCTATTTCACAGACCCGCCTTATGGCCTGCTGAAGCTGAACGACGACCCGAGTAAGGAAATCCCGTTCAACGGCGTGTACCGGCTGGGCAAGGACGGCAAGGTGACGCTGCTGACGGATGAGCTGACGTTTCCCAACGGCCTGGCGTTCTCGCCCGACGAGAAGACGCTGTACGTGGCCAACTCCGACCCCAAGCTTGCCCTCTGGAAGGCCTACCCGGTGAAGGCCGACGGCACGCTGGGCGAGGGGAAGATCTTCGCCGACGTGACGGCCAGCGTGGCCACGAAGAAAGGGCTTCCCGACGGCATGAAGGTGGACAAGGAGGGCAACCTGTTCGCCACCGCGCCGGGCGGCGTTCTGGTCTTCGCCCCCGACGGGACGCACCTGGGAACATTCGCCACCGGCGAGGCCACCGGCAATTGCGCCTGGGGAGACGACGGCAAGACGCTCTATATCAACGCGGATATGTACCTCGGTCGGGTCCGCGTGAACACCGGCGCCGCTCGATTCTAA
- a CDS encoding CocE/NonD family hydrolase, with the protein MRRPSRVPFTFVVALAAWSLAGHTHAQGIEYVRAHYTKYEYKVPMRDGVKLFTAVYVPKDDSKTYPILLNRTPYSVAPYGTDKPRENLGPSALFGKEGYIFAYQDVRGRWMSEGEFVHMRPYKPEKAGKEIDESSDTYDTIAWLLEHVRGHNGKVGQSGISYPGFYTTMGMINAHPSLIAASPQAPVADWFVGDDWHHNGALFLAHAFNFMANVDKPHSGPTKKPGIPFDHGTPDGYDFFLRLGPLSKLTETSLKDVPYWKDIVGHPDYDAFWKASNVLPHIKNIKPAVLNVGGWFDAENLYGILETYKAVEKSSAETPNTLVMGPWLHGGWAGGDGASLGHVGFDAKTSEFYRETIEFPFFQKHLKGATVLEFPKAWVFETGHNRWRKFAQWPPADVKARALYLGDSGTLLDSPASTDAPAADDYVSDPDRPVPHLDRVNIGMTGDYMIGDQRFASRRPDVLVYQSEVLEEDLTIAGPVTAELHVSTTGTDSDWVVKLIDVYPNDFPDPNPNPTGVRMGGFQQLVRGDVMRGKYRDGHFSDPQPFEPGKPTPLNMAMNDTLHTFRAGHKVMVQIQSSWFPLVDRNPQTFADIYSAKPGDYRRATQTIHRSKVLPSKVTINVLAP; encoded by the coding sequence ATGCGTCGCCCGTCCCGGGTCCCGTTCACGTTCGTCGTCGCCCTCGCGGCCTGGTCTCTCGCTGGCCATACCCACGCACAAGGCATCGAATATGTTCGTGCTCATTACACGAAGTATGAATACAAGGTCCCGATGCGCGACGGCGTCAAGCTGTTCACGGCGGTCTACGTCCCCAAGGATGACTCCAAGACCTACCCCATCCTGTTGAATCGGACGCCTTATTCCGTCGCCCCCTATGGCACGGACAAGCCCAGAGAGAACCTCGGACCGTCGGCCTTGTTCGGCAAGGAGGGTTACATCTTCGCCTATCAGGACGTCCGAGGCCGCTGGATGTCCGAGGGCGAGTTCGTCCACATGCGACCATACAAGCCCGAGAAGGCCGGCAAGGAGATCGACGAAAGCTCGGACACCTACGACACGATCGCCTGGCTGCTGGAGCACGTCCGCGGCCACAACGGCAAGGTCGGCCAGTCGGGCATCTCCTATCCCGGCTTCTACACCACCATGGGCATGATCAACGCCCACCCGTCGCTCATCGCCGCATCGCCTCAGGCCCCGGTCGCCGACTGGTTCGTCGGCGATGACTGGCACCACAACGGCGCCCTCTTCCTGGCCCACGCCTTCAACTTCATGGCCAACGTCGACAAGCCGCACTCTGGGCCGACCAAGAAGCCCGGCATCCCCTTCGACCACGGCACGCCCGACGGCTACGACTTCTTCCTCAGGCTCGGCCCGCTCAGCAAGCTCACCGAGACGAGCCTCAAGGACGTCCCCTACTGGAAGGACATCGTCGGACATCCCGATTACGACGCCTTCTGGAAGGCCAGCAACGTCCTCCCCCACATCAAGAACATCAAGCCCGCCGTGCTCAACGTCGGCGGCTGGTTCGACGCCGAGAATCTCTACGGCATCCTCGAAACCTACAAGGCCGTCGAGAAGAGCTCCGCCGAGACTCCTAACACCCTCGTCATGGGCCCCTGGCTGCACGGCGGCTGGGCCGGTGGCGATGGCGCCTCGCTTGGACACGTGGGGTTCGACGCCAAGACCTCCGAGTTCTATCGCGAGACGATCGAATTCCCCTTCTTTCAGAAGCACCTGAAGGGGGCCACCGTCCTGGAATTTCCCAAGGCCTGGGTCTTCGAGACCGGCCACAACCGCTGGCGTAAATTCGCCCAGTGGCCCCCCGCCGATGTGAAGGCCAGGGCCCTCTACCTGGGCGACTCGGGCACGTTGCTCGACTCGCCCGCCAGTACCGATGCCCCGGCCGCCGACGATTACGTCAGCGATCCAGACAGGCCCGTCCCGCACCTCGACCGTGTCAACATCGGCATGACCGGCGATTATATGATCGGCGACCAGCGATTTGCCTCACGCCGGCCTGATGTGCTCGTCTATCAGTCGGAAGTCCTGGAAGAAGACCTCACCATCGCCGGGCCCGTGACCGCCGAGCTACACGTCTCCACCACCGGCACCGATTCCGACTGGGTCGTCAAGCTCATCGATGTCTATCCCAATGACTTTCCCGACCCAAATCCCAACCCGACGGGCGTCCGCATGGGCGGATTCCAGCAACTCGTCCGCGGCGACGTGATGAGGGGTAAGTATCGGGACGGCCACTTCAGCGACCCCCAGCCCTTCGAGCCGGGCAAGCCCACCCCTCTGAACATGGCGATGAACGACACCCTGCACACGTTCCGCGCCGGCCACAAAGTCATGGTCCAGATCCAGAGCAGCTGGTTCCCGCTGGTCGACCGCAACCCGCAGACCTTCGCCGACATCTATTCCGCCAAGCCGGGCGACTATCGCAGGGCGACCCAGACCATACATCGGTCGAAGGTCCTGCCGTCGAAGGTGACCATCAACGTTCTCGCCCCCTGA
- a CDS encoding ABC-F family ATP-binding cassette domain-containing protein, with amino-acid sequence MIRLTNARKSYGHQVLYDGVDASIVRGERIGLLGKNGAGKSTFFKILMGVDHVDSGEVTRDRRSSIGYLPQEIHPLREGTVFEAMLGHLGPWTVADRKLKQVMLGLEQGDPKALDEYDDAMESFLVAGGYEMESRAKAILLGLGFTVDGLENQVATLSGGWAMRLALGGLLAFQHDLLLLDEPTNHLDLLSVKWFEDFLLTYPGAILITCHDRDFLDRVITKTFELDMGKLNTYQGNYSAHIPQKEHRMSVQQASYDGQQKKIKQMQDFVDRNRANAATASRAQSRMKAIEKIERIDAPQTDNSSLRIKLPEPPRSGQIVAKVEEASFAYGTKVVYSGLSIEIERGDKLVLVGPNGAGKTTLMKLLAGIHEPTRGKMTLGNNVFSTYFAQHRVESLKPKDTVIQSLREVHPHASEGALRHMAGAFLFGGDAIDKPVSALSGGEKTRLCLAKILTVAHNFIMMDEPTNHLDIASRDVLEQALQGYEGTLCFISHDEHFIRAVANKVIEVERGKATIYPGSYDSYLFMKANKQDSDSPFAVLTRGLPARPKAGGDEPAAKGRRRDASVA; translated from the coding sequence ATGATCCGCCTGACCAACGCGCGCAAGAGCTACGGACATCAGGTCTTGTACGACGGCGTCGACGCGTCGATCGTCCGCGGCGAGCGGATCGGCCTGCTGGGGAAGAACGGCGCGGGCAAGTCCACCTTCTTCAAGATCCTCATGGGCGTCGACCACGTCGACTCGGGCGAGGTCACCCGCGATCGGCGGTCCTCCATCGGCTACCTCCCCCAGGAAATCCACCCCCTGCGCGAGGGGACCGTCTTCGAGGCCATGCTCGGCCACCTCGGACCCTGGACCGTCGCCGACCGCAAGCTCAAGCAGGTCATGCTCGGCCTGGAGCAGGGCGATCCCAAGGCGCTCGACGAGTACGACGACGCCATGGAGTCGTTCCTCGTCGCCGGCGGTTATGAGATGGAGTCGCGAGCCAAGGCGATCCTCCTCGGACTTGGCTTCACCGTCGACGGCCTGGAGAACCAGGTTGCCACCCTCTCCGGCGGTTGGGCGATGAGGCTCGCGCTGGGAGGTCTGCTCGCGTTCCAGCACGACCTGCTGCTGCTCGATGAGCCGACCAACCACCTCGACCTGCTCAGCGTCAAGTGGTTCGAGGACTTCCTCCTCACCTACCCCGGCGCCATCCTGATTACTTGCCACGACCGCGACTTCCTCGACCGCGTCATCACCAAGACGTTCGAGCTGGACATGGGTAAGCTCAACACCTATCAGGGCAACTACTCGGCGCACATCCCGCAGAAAGAGCACCGGATGTCGGTGCAGCAGGCCTCGTATGACGGCCAGCAGAAGAAGATCAAGCAGATGCAGGACTTCGTGGATCGCAACCGGGCCAACGCCGCCACCGCGTCGCGTGCCCAGAGCCGCATGAAGGCCATCGAGAAGATCGAGCGCATCGACGCCCCGCAGACCGACAACAGCTCGCTTCGGATCAAGCTGCCCGAGCCCCCCCGCAGCGGCCAGATCGTCGCCAAGGTCGAGGAGGCCTCCTTCGCCTACGGCACCAAGGTCGTCTACTCGGGCCTCAGCATCGAGATCGAACGCGGCGACAAGCTGGTCCTCGTCGGGCCCAACGGCGCCGGCAAGACGACCCTGATGAAGCTACTGGCCGGCATCCACGAACCGACCCGCGGCAAGATGACGCTGGGGAACAACGTCTTCTCCACCTACTTCGCCCAGCACCGCGTCGAGAGCCTGAAGCCCAAGGACACCGTGATTCAGAGTCTCCGCGAGGTGCACCCGCACGCCAGCGAGGGGGCCCTCCGTCACATGGCGGGCGCTTTCCTGTTCGGCGGAGACGCCATCGACAAGCCCGTCTCGGCCCTCTCCGGCGGCGAGAAGACCCGCCTCTGCCTGGCCAAGATCCTCACCGTCGCCCACAACTTCATCATGATGGACGAGCCCACCAATCACCTCGACATCGCCAGCCGAGACGTCCTGGAGCAGGCCCTGCAAGGCTACGAGGGGACGCTCTGCTTCATCAGCCACGACGAGCACTTCATCCGAGCCGTGGCTAACAAGGTCATCGAGGTCGAGCGCGGCAAGGCCACGATCTACCCGGGCTCGTATGACAGCTATCTCTTCATGAAGGCCAACAAGCAAGACTCCGACAGCCCGTTCGCCGTCCTGACCCGGGGCCTTCCCGCCCGCCCCAAGGCCGGCGGCGATGAGCCCGCCGCCAAGGGCCGCCGCCGCGACGCCTCGGTCGCCTGA